The following nucleotide sequence is from Firmicutes bacterium ASF500.
CCTCTTGAATACCATTCAAGCGCTCTCCCAAAACACAGCTGTCTACCCCCAGAACAGACCGGGAGGCCTTGCCTCAGAACATTATACGACCTTTAGACAGAAATATCAAGTCCGATTAAAATTTGCTTTGCGTTGATCGTAATTTAGTTTTCAGCTTGTTCACCATACTGTTGAAAGGAGTTATTCACTTGGAGAATCCGTATATGAAAGCTCTGTACACGATAAGTATCTTGCTGAGTGTTTTCCTATGTGCCTGCTCATCTGAGAGGGCTCAAAGGAATGATACATATAAAAGTACAGAGGATGTTATTGATTGCTTAACAACTAATATCGAAGATTTTGATGCAATCAAAGATTTAGTTATCAATAACCCAGATCAGTACGGAAAACATTTAACGATTCGATGTACATATTCAAAAGACGGGATCGAATTTAACTATTTACGAGACGGGTTTACATGGACAGGTTCTCTATCTGTAACAGTTGACCAGCTCTTCGAGGGGGAGACGATTAGCTCATTTATGGAATCATATGAGTGTAGTGACCTAATATATGAAATAGAGTATAATAGTCTACGTCTGAAATTTGAGAATGCTGGCTTGAATTCTGGATTGCTATATACAGAGAAACCTGATCAACATTGCACTGCAATAGAAGGCTACGAGGGTTGGTATTACTTTGAATACCCGTTGGATGGCATATGATTAAATCATAGTTTTTTCGTTCCTCCATTTTGAGGTAAGGCATTCCAGGGTGTCGAAGTCTGATTTCCCACCAAGGCGTAAAGGTAACTTGCAGGAAGGGAGATGAGTCCTGGGCCGCATATGCGGGCTGGAGGCTTATTAACGCATTGTAAGGCCGTAGAAGCTTTTTTCAACTGAGAGGGTGGAGCTTTTGAAAAAATTGACCCTGGCTTTCATTGTTGCATTATGGATCTGCTTTTTGGGATATGCTTCTGTAAAGAACTATTCCGTATATCTATCAGACACATTGCTGCCATACAACTCTGAGGCTGAATATCGCGTTCAGTATCTTCAAATCAGAGGTCTGGCTTCCGAAGAGCAAGAACGCAGAATCAATGCTATCTTAAAGAATTCTATATTGGAATGGCTGAATCAAGATAGTATGTGGATATCCAAGTGTCAAATCGAGATACCATACCAAAGTCCGGAATACCTCTCTATATGTTACCGGTCAGCGGATAACGATTCGGAACTTGATCGCCCTCGTATATGTATCTGTATTACGATTGACATAACGGCACAGAGGCGGATGTACCTGTCTGACTTTGTTGATCGTAACTATTTAGAAAGCTATCTTACGGGATATGAATATGAGACCGAATTTTCCCCGCCGATCTCTCTCCCGGAGGCGCAAAATATCATTCGGTACGCGTCAATGTCTGAATCCGAATACATGCGGGAAATGGCGGCTCAAGATGAGCTTGCCCCAAGTTTTACAAAATCTTATCTGAGCTGTAAGCCCTCATTCTACTTGACAGAGAACAGTATCGTCATAATCCGGGATGAATATGATCTAAATAATATTACAATAGAGAGATAATCCTGACGCCGCCTTACATTTCGCGGTATGAAAACCGAGGCTGGCCCGCGCCCCGCGCTTGCTCGGGGGTGGGGCCAGCCTCACGTTATTACTCCTGCTCCCAGTTGTGGTAGACGTTCTGCACGTCGTCATTTTCCTCCAGGAAGTCAATGAGCTTTTCCATGTTTTTGATGTCGGTCTCGTCGGTAAGGGTGACATAGTTCTGGGGGACCATCTGCACGCCTGCCTCCAGGAAGGTGTAGCCCTTGGCCTCCAGGGCCTCGGTGACAGCGGGGAAGGCGTCTGGGTCGGTGTAGACCTGAAATACCTCGTCGTCAGCCTGCATGTCGTCGGCGCCAGCCTCCAGGGCGTCCATCATGACGGTGTCCTCATCCAGCTCCTCAGCCTCAATGATAATAACGCCCTTTCGGTCGAAGGACCAGGACACGCAGCCGGTAGCCCCCAGGCCCTTGCCGTACTTGTCCAGGAGGTGCCGTACTTCGGGGGCGGTGCGGTTGCGGTTGTCGGTGAGGGCCTCCACAATGACGGCCACGCCGTTGGGGCCGTAGCCCTCGTAGACCACGTTCTCAAAGCTGTCGGTGTTGCCGGAGCCCAGGGCCTTGTCGATGGTGCGCTTGATGTTGTCGTTGGGCATATTGGCCGCCTTGGCCTTGGCGATAACGGTAGCCAGACGGGAGTTATTGGCCGGGTCGCCGCTGCCGCCCGTCTTGACGGCCACAATCATTTCACGGGCGATCTTGGTAAAAATCTGGGAGCGCTTGGCGTCCGCCGCGCCCTTGGTCTTTTGTATGTTGTGCCATTTGGAATGTCCGGACATGAATATCTTCCCCTTCTAGTATAATAAGCGGAGAAATTATATCACCATTTTCCCCGGTTTGCAAGCCCTGGAGCGGCTTTTTCAATGAAATCAATTTCGAGAAAACAAAGCCGCATTTGTAGGGCGCGACGACCCGGCGCGCCGCTGATGGGCAGATGTTGCAAACGGCGCGCCGGGGTCGTCGCGCCCTACAGACGCAAAATTGATTACCCTGCATCTTTTTCCTAAAGCGGGGCGGGCCCGTCAAAAAACCTCGCCGCTGGCGAGGTCCTTTGACGCTGGGTCCGGCGGTTATTTTACCGCGATTGCTTCGATCTCACACAGGACGCCCTTGGGCAGGGCCTTGACGGCCACGCAGCTCCGGGCGGGCTTGGAGACGAAGTACTTGGCATAGACCTGGTTAAAGGCGGCGAAGTCCTCCATATCCGCCAGGAAGCAGGTGGTCTTGACGACGTTCTCAAACCCGACGCCCGCCGCCGCCAGCACCGCGCCCACGTTCCGGCAGCTCTGGTCGGCCTGGGCCTCGATGCCCTCCGGCGCCGCCCCCGTCTCGGGGACGATGGGGATCTGCCCCGAGGTGAACACCAGTCCGTTGATCTCACAGCCCTGGGAGTAGGGGCCGATGGCCGCGGGGGCCTTTTCTGTGGCAATTACGTTCATGCTTTTTCCTTCTTTCCATTTATTTAGCCGCCAGCACGCTGGCATCTATACGCACCCCGCCGCCTCACAGGGAGACGTGGGAATGACGCCGCAAATCGGGGGCCGAGCCCTGGGCGATACCGGCCAGGAGCTCCGGCTTTCTGATCCAGAACGCCCCGTCCCTCCGCTCCACGATGCCCTGCCTGGTCAGGGCGTTCATCACGTTGCTCACCGTGACCCGGCTGACGTGAATCAGGTTGGCAACATCCTGCTGGGTGAACCGGATGCCAATCCGCTCCCCCAGCTCCCCCGCCTGGCCGTAGCGCCGGCTCAGGTTCACCAGGACCTGGGCGATGCGCTGAAAGGCGTCGGCGGAGGAGTACTCCATAACCTGGTGCAGCAGCACCAGGTTTTTCCGGCTGACCGAGGTCATGATCTGACGGCACAGGGCCGGGTCCCGGTCCATCCGCTCCTCCACCCAGGGGAAGGGCAGGGCGTATACCCTGGAGTCCACAATAGCCACCGCGCTGGTCAGGCAGGGCATCCGGGCCAGACAGAATTCCTCGCCGAACATGGCCCCTCGCTCCGCGATCATCAGCTGCCGCTCCGTCCCGTCCTGCTGAAAGGAGGTGACGCACACCCGCCCGGATTTTACCACATACACATACCGGGCCTCGTCCCCCTGGTGGAACAGGACCTGATTTCTCCGCCACAGCCGGGCCGTTTTGCCGTCCAGCAGGCGCGCCCAGCATTCGGCCTCCTCCCCAATCCAGGGGGACAGCTCCTGGATGAACATAGACTCATCTCCTCTCTCCCCGGGCTTGGGGAAAAATCAAAAAGGTGTAAAGTATTTTATAGATCCTCCGGACCTTTTCCCGTACCATGTAAATCAGAAGGCGCGCCGGAGCAAGGCTCCCAGGCTCCGCGCCAGCTGATAGGAGGTATACAGTATGAATGTAAATTGGGAACAGCTTCGCCGGGAGGAATGGCCGGTCTTATCCACCATGACCTTTTTAGACACCGCCTGCGTCAGCTTCGCTCCCCAGCGGACGGTCCGGGCCCTGAAGGATTTCGCCGATTTCACCGCCCGGCAGGACGAGGCCAACTCCAGCGCCCACCACATCGCCATGGACGCCAAGCGCCACAAGGCCTATGAGGAGGCCGCCCGCCTGCTCAACGCCGACCCGGAGGAGATCGCCATTGTGGAGAGCACCTCCCACGGCCTGAACATCGCCGCCGCCGGCATCGAGCTCAACGACGGGGACAACATCATCACCACCAACCTGGAGTTCATTCAGGTCGCCCTGCCCTGGTGCGCCATCCGGGAGCGGAAAAACATTGACATCCGGGTGGCGAAAACCCAGGACAGCCGCTTCTACGCCAAGGACTTCGAGGCCCTGTGCGACGAGCGCACCCGCGTTCTGGTCCTGTCCTCGGTGGAGTGGTGCAACGGCTGGAGGATGGACCTGAAAGAGATCGGGGACATGTGCAAGGCCCGGGGCATTTTCCTGGTGGTGGACGCGGTCCAGCAGCTGGGCGTGTCCAAGCTGGACACCAAGAGCTTCCATGTGGACATCCTCACCGCCGGCGGGCACAAGTGGCTCAACTCCCCCTTCGGGGCCGGCGTGCTCTACATCAACAAGGAGACCCTGCCCAAGCTGAAACCCGTCTATCTGGGCTATCTGAACACCCGGGTGCCCGAGGGGGGCTGGGGGGCCTATTGGGAAAATCCCGCCGCCGCCTCGGTCAACGACTGGCAGTATGACATGACCGCCCGCAAATTCGAGATCGGCGGCACCTCCAACTACCCCGGCGCCATCGCCCTGGGGGAGACCCTGGGCCTGGTCAACGAACTGGGCGTGGAGAACATCGAGGCCCGCATTCTGGAGATCAGCACCTACTGCATGGATGAGCTGGAGCGCATTGGCGGCACCCTCATCACCCACCGGGACCTGGACCACCGCTCGGGCATCGTCATCGCCCGGCTCTATGAGGACTTGGAGACCGAGCGGCAGATTCTCAAGGAGCTCCACGCCCGCAAGATTTTCATCGCCCAGCGCTTTACCGACTATGTGGGCGGCTTCCGTATCTCCTGCCAGTATTTCAACAACCGGGAGGACATCGACCGCATGATCGAGGCCATGGAGGACCTCATCGCCAAAATCGGCCGGAAGCCCGACTATCAGAAGAAATGGTAAGCGAACAGCCCGTCGGCGTTCTGCTCTTTGAGCAGGCGGGGGAGCGGATGCGGGGGGACCCGGGCCTGCCCGGCTCCCTCCCCTTCCCCGTCCGCCTGGGCTATGTCCCCGGCAGCTACCGGGAGCTGATTCAGGGCTCTCCCGCCATCCGGGACCAGTTGTGTCAGGCGGCGCGCCGTCTGGCGCGGGAGGGGGCCGGCGTCATTGTGGGGGACTGCGGTCTGATGGTGCTGTACCAGCGGGAGATCGCCCAGGCGGCGGGGGTGCCTACAGCCGCCTCCAGCCTGATTCTCCTGCCCCTTCTGCGTCAGCTCATCGGCCAGGACCGGACAATCGGCATCCTCACCGGCCACTCCCAGCTGCTGGGCTACGCCCACCTCATCGCCGCTGGGGCCAGCAGTCTGGACGGCCTGGTCATCCAGGGGATGGAGGAGGAGCCCCACTTCCGTCAGGTGGTCATTGAGGGCCAGGGCCGTCACGACTACGACCTGATGCGGCGGGACGTGCTCCGGGCTGCGGAGAAGCTCCTGGACCGGGGCAGGCCGGTGGGCGGACTGCTTCTGGAGTGCAGCAACCTGTGTACCTACGCCTGGGAGCTCTCCCAGACCCTTCGTCTGCCCGTCTTTGACATCGGGACGGCGGCTCAATTTCTCCGGCTGGGACTGGTCAAGACCTGCTTCCGGCCATGAACGCCCCCACGCCCTCGGCTCGCCCCGTCTCCACTGGAGCCGGGGCGAGCCGGCTTTTTCAGAACAGGTCCTGGAGCTCCTGGTTGGTAAACTCCTGGACCTCAAACAGATAGCCCTCCGGGCCCTGGAAGAGAAAGGATTTCAGGCCGATATCCTCCACGAAGCGTATGGGCGTCATGTGGCTGACCCCCTCCCGGCCCAGCAGCTCGGCGTAGGCCCGCTCGATGCCCCGGGTGGTGAAGCTAACCAGCACGCCGCCCTTATCCGGCCCCTGGATCACGCCTCTCCGGCTCTTGTTGTCCACCACGCCCAGGAAGGACTCCCGCCCCGTCCGCCAGACGCAGGCCCAGAGGGGGTCGTAGACCACCTCCAGCTTCAGCACCTCGTCGAAAAACCGCCGGGCGGCGGGCATGTCCTCCACATATAGAAACGTCGTCTGAGATGTCAGCCTCATTCCGTTCTCCCTCTTTCCTTAAAGCCTCCGCCGCCAGCGGCCGGAGCGGTAATACAGCGCCAACAGCGCCAGCTCGATGGTCCAGCCGATGCCATAGCAGAAAAACAGGTTCTCCTGTCCAAACCGGGCGGTGAGCAGCCAGGAGGCGGGCACCCGCCCCAGCCACAGCGCGGCGATCATAATCACCGTGGGCATCGCCACATCCCCCATCCCCCGGAACACCGACTGTGCCATGGACGTGACGGTGTAAATCAGGTAGAAGGGCAGAATGCGATAGAGATAGGCCAGCCCCGCCTGAATCACCGCCGCCTCCGAGTTGAACAGCCCCAGCAGCCAGGGCCCCAGGCACAGCACCGCCGACACCACCACCGCGTCCACCGCCAGAGAGAGCTTCAGCGCCGAGGCCACCCCCGTCCGCACCCGCTCGCTCTTTCCCGCCCCCAGATTCTGGCCCACAAAGGAGGTGGCGGCGGAGGAAAAGCTCTGAATGGGCATAAAGGCGAACATGTCGATCTTGCTGGCCGCGTTGAAGCCGGCAATGAAGGAGTCGCCGCAGCCGTTGATGACCACCTGAATCACGATGGCGCCGAAGGAGAAGATCATGTGCTGCAGCCCCGCCGGCAGTCCGATCCGGCAGATTTCCCCCAGGGAGGGCCGCAGCGGACCCCGCCCGCCCCGGCCCAGACAGCGGCGGCGGATGTACACCGCGCTCAGCGCCCAGGCCAGCACCTGAGCCGCTGCCGTGGCGGCGGCCACCCCCGCCACGGCCCAGTCCAGAGCCAGGACGAAAAACAGGTCCAGCGCTACGTTGGTCAGGCAGGAGATCAGCAGAAAGCGCAGGGTGGCTCCGCTGTCCCCTACCCCCCGGAGGATACCGTCGTTGATGCCATAGCCCAGGTTGGCGAAGGAGGCGGCGAAGTAGATTCGCATATAGCCCGCCGCGTCGGGCAGGATATGCTCCGGCACCTGGAGCAGCCGCAGGACGGGCTCGGCCCACAGCGTCCCGAACAGGGTGACCGGGACACAGCCCGCCAGGACCAGGAGCCAGGCGGCGCGGATGGCCCGCTCCACCCCCGCATGGTCCCCGGCCCCGGTCCGCCGGGCCACCACCACGTTGACGCCGGCGCCGATGCCCATAAACAGAGCCAGGCTGGTGAAGATCACCGGGAAGCAAAGCCCCACCGCGGCCATAGCCTCGTAGCCCACGTGCTTGCCCACAATCAGGGTGTCTACTACATTATACAGCTGTTGAAAGAAGTTTCCAACAAAAAGAGGTCCGGTAAAACGTAGAATTGCCCGCAGCTCCGGCCCGCTGGTCAGGTCCACCGCCCCAGTATAACCGCTCACAGCGCCCAGTCGCCCTTCCTGAGAATGGCGACCCGCTCCCCCGTCCGTCTCACACCGTCCACATTCAGCTCCTCCGATCCGATCATAAAGTCCACATGGATGGCGCTGTCGTTGATCCCGGCCCGCGCCCGCGCCTCCGGGGAGAGCTGGTATCCCCTCTCCAAAACGCCGGGGGTCCCCCGGCCCAGGGCCATATGGCACACCGCGTTCTCGTCCAGCAGGGTGTCATAGAAAATGCGGCCCGCCTGATAGATGGGGGACTGGACGGAGACCAGGGCAATTTCGCCAAAGTAGCGGGACCCCTCGTCGGTGTTCAGCAGGGCGGTCAGCAGTCCGGCACCCCTCCGGGCGGAGCAGCCGCATACGCGTCCCTCCCGCACCTCCAGGCGAATCCCCTCGATGAGGCTCCCGCCGTGGTTCAGGGGCATGGTGGAGGAGACCACCCCCTCCACCCGCCGCCGGTCGGGGACGCAGAACAGCTCCTCGGTGGGGATGTTGGGCACATAGGACCCGCCCGTCCGGGTGTTCTCCGCGCAGCCGCCGATCCACCGCCCGCCCTGGACCAGGCCCACCGACAGCCTTGTGCCGGGGCCCTCCAGCTCCAGGGAATCCAGCTCCAGGGCGGTCAGCCGCTCCCGCCGCTGGCCCAGCAGACGCTGGTGCTCCCGCCAGGCGGCAACGGGGTTCTCCCGGTCCAGACGGCAGATGGAGATGAACCGCTCCCAGAGCCGCTCCAGGGCGGTCTCCCGGTCCAGCTCGGGGAAGACCAGCGCCGCCCAGTCCGGGCCGGGGACCACCGTTTTAACGATGCTCACCCCGCCGCCGGCCGCCGAGCGCTGAAAGCCCTCCCGGCTCCTCATCTCCCCGGTCCGCACCGCCCTCAGCTCGGGCCCGTCCCCCTCCGGGGACAGCCTGGGGGTGCGCAGGCAGAACACGCAGGTCCTGTCCGCCCCGTAGGCCCGGCGGAGCTCATAGAGCCAGTCCGGTACCTGGCTCAAATACTCCCGCCGGGAGAGCCCGGCCCGGATACGCTCCAAAGCCGGGTCCTCATACTCCACCCAGACATACCGGGCCCCGGCCTGATAGCAGGCCCCGGCCAGCTCCAGGACCAGCTCCCGGTGGTCCGGCTCCGCCTGAATCACCGCCGCCTCTCCCGGCCGCAGGTCCGCCCCCACCGACACCAGCACCTGGGCAAACCGCCGGTAAATGTCCTGTCTCATAGCTCAGAACAGCCGGCTCAGGTCGCCCGAGGTAAACTGCTGGATCTCAAACTCGTACCCCTCGGGGCCGGTGAAGAAAAACGATTTCAGGTCCAGCTCCTTCACCTGCTTGATGGGGGAGGGCTCCAGCCCGGCGGACAGGATGTGCTCCCGCACCGCCTCGATGTTGCGGACGGTGAGGCTGACCAGCACGCCGCCCCGGCGCTCCACCTGGATGGAGCCCTCGTCCACGTCCACCGCACCCACGAAGGCCCCCGGCCCCGTCCGCCAGACGCAGGCCCAGCCCGGGTCGTACACCTTCTCCAGCTGTAAAACCCCGTCAAAGAAGCGGGCCGCCTCCTTCATGTCGGTAAAGTATAAAAATGTAACCTGAGAGGATAATTCCATAACGCCCATGCTCTGCTTCAGCTCCTTTCTGTCTCCGGCCCGCCGGAGTCATAGCTCCGGCTGAGGATAAAGTCCGCGATGTTGGCGCTGTCCGTCAGCTGTCCGTGAATGATGGGCAGCTTGGTGGTCAACACGGTGGTGATTCCGGGGCCGTGGCCGTGGGCGATGCAGTCGCCGTGGATGACGACGCCCACCGTCCTGGCCCCCTCCAGATAGCCCCGGCCAAAGGTGTTGTCGCAGTCCTTCAACAGCACGATGTCGCCGAAGCGCAGCTTCTCCAGGCGGTGCTTTTTGACGGCCTCCCAGTCGGAGGTCATGAGGTCGTAGTCCCCCGAGTAGGAGTGGGCCGCCCCCAGGCCGGAGCCCATCAGATAGGAGGGAATCTCCGCCGCCACCGGCAGGGTCAATCCCCCCGCGCCGTCGGTGACGACGCCCATCTGCTCCAGCAGGTCCGGGTCCAGGCTCTGGACGATGATATCCGGACACTCCTCAATTTTCAGCCCCTGGCCCCGGGACTCCACCAGGATCTCGTCGTTGATTTTCAGCCGGTACAGCACCTCCTGGGGAAAGTGGATGATGACATGCTCGCAGCCGCCGTGGATGCCGGTCACATAGCCCACCGCCCCCTCGGCCTTGCCCGACACCACCCGGGCCCGGTTCCCGATGCAGGAGAACACGTTCAGCGCGTCGCTCTCCGAGGCATTCATGTTCTTGATGGACACCCCCGGCTCGATGTGATCCCCCGTCAGGCCGAAAATGGGGTCCCCTACCTTCACGTTGTAGGTGATGCCGCCGATGGCCGGCACCGCTGTCACCCTGCCCTCTGAGGTCACCCGGGCGCTTCCGCCCAGGGGGTGGTGGATTTGCCCCTGCACCGAGAGGACAACCAGACTTTCACGGTTTGTTTTCATCGCGTTTCTCCTTCTCCGCCCGCCTGCTCATAGAGCTTGCAGGCCACAAAATGATTTTGAGAAATTTCCTGAAACGCCAGCGGGTCGCGGCACCGCTCCGTGGCGTATTTGCACCGGGGGGCAAAGCGGCAGCCCGGCTGAGGGTCGATGGGGCTGACCACCTCTCCGGGGAGAATTTCTCTGGGCTTCCCCCGGTTTTTCAGACTGGGAATGGGCACGGCCTTCAGCAGCGCCTGGGTATAGGGGTGCTTGGGCTGAGCAAAGAGCTCCTTGCTGGGGGCCCGCTCCACGCATTGGCCCAGATACATCACCATAATCTCGTCGCTGATGTGCTTCACCACCGACAGGTCGTGGGTGATGAACATATAGGTCAGCCCCATCTCCTTCTGGAAGTCCATCATCAGGTTGAGAATCTGGGCCTGAATCGACACGTCCAGGGAGGACACCGGCTCGTCGCAGACAATGAACTCCGGATTCACCGACAGGGCCCGGGCGATACCCACCCGCTGGCGGCGGCCGCCGTCCAGCTCGTGGGGATAGGCGTAGGCCAGACGGCTGGCGATGCCCACCGTGTCCATCAGCTCCTTCACCCGCCGGTCGATTTCCCGCCGGTTACGGAGGATACCGTTCACCCGCAGGGGCTCGGCGATAATTTCGCTCACCGACATCCGGGGGTTCAGGGAGGCGTAGGGGTCCTGGAAAATGATCTGCATCTCCTTGCGCAGGCCCCTCATCTCCCGCTTGCTGAATTTAACGGTGTCCCTGCCCTTGTAATAGATTTCGCCGCTGGTGGCTCCAATCAGGCCCAGCACCACCCGTCCCAGGGTGGATTTGCCGCAGCCCGACTCCCCCACCATCCCCAGGGTGGTCCCCTTCTCGATCTTCATATTGATGTCGTCCACCGCATGGAGAACGCCTTTGCTGGTCTTGAAATACTTTTTCAGCGCTCTGGTCTCAATCAGCGGGGTCTGTTCGCTCATGCCTCGTCCCTCCCCTCATGTTCCTGGCTCTGTTCAAAGAGATGGCAGCTGATCTCATGGCTCCCATACCGGCACACCGGGGGCTGCTTCTCCCGGCAGATGTCCATGCACTGGGGACAGCGGGGGGAGAATTTGCACCCCTTGGGCAGGTCGGTGGGGTCGGGCATCAGGCCCTTGATGGGCTTGAGCCGCTCCGTCTCGTCGTCCAGCCGGGGGATGGAGCCGAACAGCCCCTCTGTGTAGGGGTGGTGCCGCTGGCTCTCGAAGATATCGTAGACGGTCCCCCGCTCAATGATCTCCCCGGCGTACATAATCGCCACCTGGTCGCAGATTTCTGCCACAATGCCCAGGTCGTGGGTAATCAAAATCATAGAGGTGTTCAGCCGGTCCTTCAGCTTCTCCATCATGTCGATCACCTGGGCCTGAATGGTCACGTCCAGGGCGGTGGTGGGCTCGTCGGCGATGAGCAGGCGGGGCTCGCAGGCCAGGGCGATGGCGATCACCACCCGCTGCTTCATGCCGCCGGAAAACTGGTGGGGGTACTCGTGCTTCCGCTCCGGCGGGATGCCCACCAGACGGAGCATCTCCTCCACCTTCTGGTCGATCTCCTTGGCGGACCGGTGGTCGTGGTTGTGCAGCTCCAGCACCTCCGCAATCTGATAGCCCACCGTCAGCACCGGGTTGAGGCTGGTCATGGGGTCCTGGAAGATCATGGAGATATCCTCCCCCCTCAGCTTTTGCAGGGCCAAGCTGTCCATCTCCAGAATATCCTCCCCGTCGAAGAGGATGGAGCCCTCCCGGATCTTTCCGGTGTTCTCCGCCAGCAGGCGGAGAATACTCAGGGCTGTGGTGGATTTGCCCGCTCCCGTCTCCCCCACCAGGCCCAGGGTCTCCCCCTCCTTCACGGTGAAGCTGACGCCGTTGACGGCGTACACCGTCTCCAGGTCGGTCTCATAGACCACGTTCAGGTCCCGAACCTCCAGGATGGTCTTGCTTTTTCTTGTCTCTTCCATGCTTCTGCCCCCTCCTTTACTGTTTCAGCCGGGGGTCCAGGGCGTCCCGCAGTCCGTCGCCC
It contains:
- a CDS encoding putative transcriptional regulatory protein; translation: MSGHSKWHNIQKTKGAADAKRSQIFTKIAREMIVAVKTGGSGDPANNSRLATVIAKAKAANMPNDNIKRTIDKALGSGNTDSFENVVYEGYGPNGVAVIVEALTDNRNRTAPEVRHLLDKYGKGLGATGCVSWSFDRKGVIIIEAEELDEDTVMMDALEAGADDMQADDEVFQVYTDPDAFPAVTEALEAKGYTFLEAGVQMVPQNYVTLTDETDIKNMEKLIDFLEENDDVQNVYHNWEQE
- the ridA gene encoding 2-iminobutanoate/2-iminopropanoate deaminase, producing MNVIATEKAPAAIGPYSQGCEINGLVFTSGQIPIVPETGAAPEGIEAQADQSCRNVGAVLAAAGVGFENVVKTTCFLADMEDFAAFNQVYAKYFVSKPARSCVAVKALPKGVLCEIEAIAVK
- a CDS encoding Cyclic AMP receptor protein — protein: MFIQELSPWIGEEAECWARLLDGKTARLWRRNQVLFHQGDEARYVYVVKSGRVCVTSFQQDGTERQLMIAERGAMFGEEFCLARMPCLTSAVAIVDSRVYALPFPWVEERMDRDPALCRQIMTSVSRKNLVLLHQVMEYSSADAFQRIAQVLVNLSRRYGQAGELGERIGIRFTQQDVANLIHVSRVTVSNVMNALTRQGIVERRDGAFWIRKPELLAGIAQGSAPDLRRHSHVSL
- the cefD gene encoding Isopenicillin N epimerase; amino-acid sequence: MNVNWEQLRREEWPVLSTMTFLDTACVSFAPQRTVRALKDFADFTARQDEANSSAHHIAMDAKRHKAYEEAARLLNADPEEIAIVESTSHGLNIAAAGIELNDGDNIITTNLEFIQVALPWCAIRERKNIDIRVAKTQDSRFYAKDFEALCDERTRVLVLSSVEWCNGWRMDLKEIGDMCKARGIFLVVDAVQQLGVSKLDTKSFHVDILTAGGHKWLNSPFGAGVLYINKETLPKLKPVYLGYLNTRVPEGGWGAYWENPAAASVNDWQYDMTARKFEIGGTSNYPGAIALGETLGLVNELGVENIEARILEISTYCMDELERIGGTLITHRDLDHRSGIVIARLYEDLETERQILKELHARKIFIAQRFTDYVGGFRISCQYFNNREDIDRMIEAMEDLIAKIGRKPDYQKKW
- the mepA_2 gene encoding Multidrug export protein MepA; this encodes MSGYTGAVDLTSGPELRAILRFTGPLFVGNFFQQLYNVVDTLIVGKHVGYEAMAAVGLCFPVIFTSLALFMGIGAGVNVVVARRTGAGDHAGVERAIRAAWLLVLAGCVPVTLFGTLWAEPVLRLLQVPEHILPDAAGYMRIYFAASFANLGYGINDGILRGVGDSGATLRFLLISCLTNVALDLFFVLALDWAVAGVAAATAAAQVLAWALSAVYIRRRCLGRGGRGPLRPSLGEICRIGLPAGLQHMIFSFGAIVIQVVINGCGDSFIAGFNAASKIDMFAFMPIQSFSSAATSFVGQNLGAGKSERVRTGVASALKLSLAVDAVVVSAVLCLGPWLLGLFNSEAAVIQAGLAYLYRILPFYLIYTVTSMAQSVFRGMGDVAMPTVIMIAALWLGRVPASWLLTARFGQENLFFCYGIGWTIELALLALYYRSGRWRRRL
- a CDS encoding Aminopeptidase 2, which produces MRQDIYRRFAQVLVSVGADLRPGEAAVIQAEPDHRELVLELAGACYQAGARYVWVEYEDPALERIRAGLSRREYLSQVPDWLYELRRAYGADRTCVFCLRTPRLSPEGDGPELRAVRTGEMRSREGFQRSAAGGGVSIVKTVVPGPDWAALVFPELDRETALERLWERFISICRLDRENPVAAWREHQRLLGQRRERLTALELDSLELEGPGTRLSVGLVQGGRWIGGCAENTRTGGSYVPNIPTEELFCVPDRRRVEGVVSSTMPLNHGGSLIEGIRLEVREGRVCGCSARRGAGLLTALLNTDEGSRYFGEIALVSVQSPIYQAGRIFYDTLLDENAVCHMALGRGTPGVLERGYQLSPEARARAGINDSAIHVDFMIGSEELNVDGVRRTGERVAILRKGDWAL
- the oppF gene encoding Oligopeptide transport ATP-binding protein OppF, which produces MSEQTPLIETRALKKYFKTSKGVLHAVDDINMKIEKGTTLGMVGESGCGKSTLGRVVLGLIGATSGEIYYKGRDTVKFSKREMRGLRKEMQIIFQDPYASLNPRMSVSEIIAEPLRVNGILRNRREIDRRVKELMDTVGIASRLAYAYPHELDGGRRQRVGIARALSVNPEFIVCDEPVSSLDVSIQAQILNLMMDFQKEMGLTYMFITHDLSVVKHISDEIMVMYLGQCVERAPSKELFAQPKHPYTQALLKAVPIPSLKNRGKPREILPGEVVSPIDPQPGCRFAPRCKYATERCRDPLAFQEISQNHFVACKLYEQAGGEGETR
- the oppD gene encoding Oligopeptide transport ATP-binding protein OppD, with product MEETRKSKTILEVRDLNVVYETDLETVYAVNGVSFTVKEGETLGLVGETGAGKSTTALSILRLLAENTGKIREGSILFDGEDILEMDSLALQKLRGEDISMIFQDPMTSLNPVLTVGYQIAEVLELHNHDHRSAKEIDQKVEEMLRLVGIPPERKHEYPHQFSGGMKQRVVIAIALACEPRLLIADEPTTALDVTIQAQVIDMMEKLKDRLNTSMILITHDLGIVAEICDQVAIMYAGEIIERGTVYDIFESQRHHPYTEGLFGSIPRLDDETERLKPIKGLMPDPTDLPKGCKFSPRCPQCMDICREKQPPVCRYGSHEISCHLFEQSQEHEGRDEA